The nucleotide window CCCGACCCCGAGATCGAAAAGGCCCAGGCCCGGCTGCTGGACAACCTCTCGGCCGTGGACATCCCCCTGCCGCTGCTCAGCGCACATCTTCCGCTCCAGTACGCCCGTGTCCGCCACGGCGAGCTCGCCGCCCGGCCGCGCGACCTGGCCGTGGACCACGTCCGCGATGTTCTGCGCGACTACGACCGCGCCTCCCACCCGAACCAGAAGGAGCACGTATGACCACGCCCTCCGGCACGCTGTCCTCGGACGACGGCGCTGCCCACACCGTCCGCGAGATCGCCCAGCAGCCCGCGCTGTGGCGCGAGGTCGACAAGACCGTCGCGGCCTCCCGGGACTCGCTGGACGCCTTCCTGCGTCCGCTCGTCGCCCGCGGCGACCTGCGCGTGGTACTCACCGGCGCCGGCACCTCCGCTTTCGCCGGCCAGGTGCTCCGGCCCGCCCTGGCCCGGCGGCTGGGACGGCGCGTCGACGCGGTCCCCACCACGGACCTCGTCGCCGACCCCCGCGGTTGTCTCGCCGAGGACGTGCCCACGCTGCTGGTCTCCTTCGCGCGGTCGGGTGACAGCCCCGAGTCCGTGGCCGCCACCGTTCTGGCCGACCAGGTTCTCTCCGAGGTGCACCACCTCGTGATCACCTGCAACGAGCAGGGCCGCCTGGCGCGCGAACACGCGGAGCTGCCGAAGTCACACGTGCTGCTGATGCCGCCCGGGTCCAACGACCGCGGCTTCGCCATGACGTCGAGCTTTACGTGCATGACGCTCGCGGCGCTGCTCGTCCTGGGCGGCAGCGCCTACGACGGCGTCGCCGAACGCCTGGCCCGGGCAGCCGAGTCGATCACCGGGAGCAGCGCTGTCGACCGCACCGTCGGCGCCCTCCTGGAGAGCGCGCCCGAGCGGATCGTCTTCCTCGGCAGCGGCCCGCTCAAGGGCCTCGCCGAGGAGTCGGCGCTGAAGGTGCTCGAGCTCACCGGTGGGACGCTCATGGCCGTCGCGGAGTCCGCGCTGGGATTCCGGCACGGTCCCAAGGCGGTGCTCAACGATCGTTCGGTCGTGGTGGTGTACATGTCGAACGACCCGTACACCCGCAAGTACGACCAGGACATCCATGCGGAGCTGCGCGCACATCTGCCCGCCGGCAGCATCGTCACGGTCTCCGCGGACTCCGGCGCGGGAACGGGGGGCACAGGCGCCGACGTCTGGCCGCTGCCGGGCCTCGACGGCGTCGAGGATGTCGCCCTGGCGCTGTCCGCCGTGGTGTACGCCCAGCTCATCGCTCTGCGCGCCTCCCTGGCCCGGGGTCTGCGGCCCGACAACCCGTTCCCCTCGGGTGAGATCAACCGCGTGGTGCAGGGCGTGACCCTGCACTCCTTGCACCACTGATCAAAGGCATCAACGGCGCGGATCGAGGGCGCCGGACGGAGGTACAACGATGTTCCTAGGTGTCGACGGTGGCGGTACGAAAACCGCATTCTGCATGGTCGACCGGTCCGGACAGGTCGTGGCGCGAGCACAGGCGGCAAGTTCGTACTACTTCTCCCACGGCATCGAGCTTGTCGGACGTGTGCTGAAGGAAGGCGTCGAAGCTGTCTGCACGGCGGCCGGGCTGGCCCCCGCCGACATCGAGTACGCCTTTTTCGGGCTGCCCGGCTACGGGGAGGCGGCCCGCGATCTGCCCGTCCTGAACGCGACCCCGCGAGCGGTGCTCGGGCACGACCGCTACACCTGCGACAACGACATGGTCTGCGGCTGGGCGGGTTCGCTGGGCGCGGTCGACGGCATCAACGTC belongs to Streptomyces sp. V3I8 and includes:
- a CDS encoding SIS domain-containing protein; this translates as MTTPSGTLSSDDGAAHTVREIAQQPALWREVDKTVAASRDSLDAFLRPLVARGDLRVVLTGAGTSAFAGQVLRPALARRLGRRVDAVPTTDLVADPRGCLAEDVPTLLVSFARSGDSPESVAATVLADQVLSEVHHLVITCNEQGRLAREHAELPKSHVLLMPPGSNDRGFAMTSSFTCMTLAALLVLGGSAYDGVAERLARAAESITGSSAVDRTVGALLESAPERIVFLGSGPLKGLAEESALKVLELTGGTLMAVAESALGFRHGPKAVLNDRSVVVVYMSNDPYTRKYDQDIHAELRAHLPAGSIVTVSADSGAGTGGTGADVWPLPGLDGVEDVALALSAVVYAQLIALRASLARGLRPDNPFPSGEINRVVQGVTLHSLHH